The Nerophis ophidion isolate RoL-2023_Sa linkage group LG07, RoL_Noph_v1.0, whole genome shotgun sequence genome contains a region encoding:
- the b9d1 gene encoding B9 domain-containing protein 1 isoform X3: MSEDTSKGLEEGITQITCKGSQASHKLIWNFPLDVTFKSTNPSGWPQLVVSVYGPDVFGNDVVRGYGATHIPITPGQHTRTMAMFVPEPTWRLQKFTSWLMGRRPEYTDPKVVAQGEGREVTRVCSQGFVTVCFSIMMKDLKKLGYDSGPANPQSHAGSSWSTEDQSNF; encoded by the exons atgagcgaggatacgtccaag ggtttggaggagggcatcACTCAAATAACATGTAAAGGCAGTCAGGCGTCTCACAAGCTGATCTGGAACTTCCCGCTGGATGTAACGTTCAAGAGTACGAACCCTTCAGGGT GGCCTCAGCTTGTGGTGAGCGTTTATGGACCGGACGTGTTCGGCAACGATGTGGTCCGAGGCTACGGAGCGACACACATCCCCATCACACCTGGACA ACACACCAGGACCATGGCAATgtttgttcctgagcccacatgGAGACTTCAGAAGTTCACCAG CTGGCTAATGGGACGCCGGCCCGAGTACACGGACCCTAAAGTAGTCGCCCAAGGCGAAGGGAGAGAAG TGACACGAGTTTGCTCTCAAGGATTTGTCACCGTGTGCTTCAGCATCATGATGAAGGACCTGAAGAAACTGGGCTACGACTCGGGACCTGCAAACCCACAATCTCACGCCGGGTCCAGCTGGTCCACAGAAGACCAAAGTAACTTCTGA
- the b9d1 gene encoding B9 domain-containing protein 1 isoform X1 — MAASNPSVFLLSVTGQIEGADFPSYDNLYCKYCYVYGQDWIPTTGLEEGITQITCKGSQASHKLIWNFPLDVTFKSTNPSGWPQLVVSVYGPDVFGNDVVRGYGATHIPITPGQHTRTMAMFVPEPTWRLQKFTSWLMGRRPEYTDPKVVAQGEGREVTRVCSQGFVTVCFSIMMKDLKKLGYDSGPANPQSHAGSSWSTEDQSNF; from the exons ATGGCCGCAAGTAACCCTTCGGTGTTCCTCCTCTCGGTCACCGGACAGATTGAAGGCGCAGAC TTCCCCTCTTATGACAACTTATACTGCAAATACTGCTACGTTTACGGCCAAGACTGGATTCCAACCACC ggtttggaggagggcatcACTCAAATAACATGTAAAGGCAGTCAGGCGTCTCACAAGCTGATCTGGAACTTCCCGCTGGATGTAACGTTCAAGAGTACGAACCCTTCAGGGT GGCCTCAGCTTGTGGTGAGCGTTTATGGACCGGACGTGTTCGGCAACGATGTGGTCCGAGGCTACGGAGCGACACACATCCCCATCACACCTGGACA ACACACCAGGACCATGGCAATgtttgttcctgagcccacatgGAGACTTCAGAAGTTCACCAG CTGGCTAATGGGACGCCGGCCCGAGTACACGGACCCTAAAGTAGTCGCCCAAGGCGAAGGGAGAGAAG TGACACGAGTTTGCTCTCAAGGATTTGTCACCGTGTGCTTCAGCATCATGATGAAGGACCTGAAGAAACTGGGCTACGACTCGGGACCTGCAAACCCACAATCTCACGCCGGGTCCAGCTGGTCCACAGAAGACCAAAGTAACTTCTGA
- the b9d1 gene encoding B9 domain-containing protein 1 isoform X2 — protein MAASNPSVFLLSVTGQIEGADGLEEGITQITCKGSQASHKLIWNFPLDVTFKSTNPSGWPQLVVSVYGPDVFGNDVVRGYGATHIPITPGQHTRTMAMFVPEPTWRLQKFTSWLMGRRPEYTDPKVVAQGEGREVTRVCSQGFVTVCFSIMMKDLKKLGYDSGPANPQSHAGSSWSTEDQSNF, from the exons ATGGCCGCAAGTAACCCTTCGGTGTTCCTCCTCTCGGTCACCGGACAGATTGAAGGCGCAGAC ggtttggaggagggcatcACTCAAATAACATGTAAAGGCAGTCAGGCGTCTCACAAGCTGATCTGGAACTTCCCGCTGGATGTAACGTTCAAGAGTACGAACCCTTCAGGGT GGCCTCAGCTTGTGGTGAGCGTTTATGGACCGGACGTGTTCGGCAACGATGTGGTCCGAGGCTACGGAGCGACACACATCCCCATCACACCTGGACA ACACACCAGGACCATGGCAATgtttgttcctgagcccacatgGAGACTTCAGAAGTTCACCAG CTGGCTAATGGGACGCCGGCCCGAGTACACGGACCCTAAAGTAGTCGCCCAAGGCGAAGGGAGAGAAG TGACACGAGTTTGCTCTCAAGGATTTGTCACCGTGTGCTTCAGCATCATGATGAAGGACCTGAAGAAACTGGGCTACGACTCGGGACCTGCAAACCCACAATCTCACGCCGGGTCCAGCTGGTCCACAGAAGACCAAAGTAACTTCTGA